The Clostridia bacterium DNA segment ATACAAATAAATCATGCTGGCAGAAAATGTACGGCGAATTCCAAAGATAGCGAGTATACCATTGGCCCAAGCCCTCTTGCCTTTGATGAAACCTATCGGACTCCTAGACAAGTGGATATAACTGAGATAAGAGAAGTTGTGGAAAGCTTTAAGGAAGCTGCAACAAGGGCTGAAAGAGCAGGCTTTGACATCATCGAAATACATGGAGCTCATGGTTACTTAATCAGTGAATTCCTATCACCGCTTACGAATCTAAGAGAAGATGAATATGGTGGTAGCACCGAAAACCGGACGAGGTTTTTAATGGAGGTTCTTAGCGCAGTTAGAGAGGTATGGCCTGCAGAAAAACCAATATTTTTGAGATTATCTGCCACGGACCATATTGAAGGTGGAATGACTGTAGCGGAAATGGTAAAAATTGTTAACTTAGTAAAGGATCAGGTAGATGTGTTTCATATTAGTTCAGGTGGAGTAGTACCGGCTAAAATTAGGCTTTATCCGGGCTATCAAGTGAAATTATCGGAACAGATTAAAAAAGAGTGTCAAGTACCGACTATTGCTGTTGGGCTGATTACCGAACTAGATAGTGTTGAAGAAATTTTAGGAAATGCTAGGGCGGATTTAGTCGCTATAGGCCGTGGGCTTTGTAGAAATCCATATTGGGTTATGCAGCAGGCCTTCCAAAAGGAGCAAGAATATGAGTATCCGTCTATTTATCATGAAGCTTTCTTAGATAAACTAAGATAGGTTCAATTATTGAATGGAAAACGGGTAAGAAAGGGAAAAAGTGAGAGCGATGAATATATTACACGATATTGAGCCTGAACGGGTGAAACCAGAGCGTTTTACAGTAGTAATTGAGATTTCCAAAGGAAGCAAGAATAAGTATGAACTAGATAAGACAACAGGAATGTTAAAATTGGACCGGGTGCTATCCACTTCTACTCAGTATCCAGCCAACTATGGTTTTATCCCGAGGACTTATGCCGGAGACCATGACCCCTTAGATGTAATGGTACTATGTTCTGAAAGTATTTATCCCATGACATTGGTGGAGTGTAAGCCTATCGGAGTTTTAACCATGGATGATTCAGGAGAGGTAGATGAAAAAATTATTGCTGTTTCTCTACATGATCCATATTATAATTCGTATCAAGATGTATCTGAACTCCCAGCACATTTATTTGAGGAGTTAAAGCATTTTTATACTGTATACAAGATGTTAGAAAACAAGGAAACGATTGTACATGAAGTATTGGACAGATTAGAAGCCATGAAAGTAATTGAGAAAAGTATGAGGGCTTATGAAATGAAGGAGTATAATCGCCGGTGATTGATATCGAGAATTAGAAGGGAGGGCAACCAACGACCCTCTCTTCCATTTCTTACAGGTACCTTTTTTTGTTATTCTTAATTATGTTATAGTGTACCTAGAATAGAATGATGCATTTATTGGGAAAGAAGCAGGTATTATATGAGGGCATTCGGAGTCAGAAACATCAATCGAATAGTAATTACAGGAGTAGGTGTCATTATTCAGTTGCTTATTTATTTTAGCATGCTAAGTGCTTTTAATGATTATTCAAACTGGTTTTATGGCTTTAGTATAGCCATAAGCGTCTTTGTGGTTTTATGGATAATAAATAATGATAGCAATCCTTCTTATAAGATGGCTTGGATTATACTTATTATGCTCGCGCCTGTTTTTGGTGGCATCTTCTATCTAGAATTTGGAAATAACCGGATGAGCAAAAGAGAAAGAAAAAGTATGTGCCGGATTGATGAGGCTACTCTTCAACAGCTGCCTAAAAATGACGATATCATCAACAATCTAATGAAGATTGATAAACCGGCTGCCCTTCAGTCTAGGTATATACAGAACTTTGGTGGTTATGCAGCAGCAACTGATTCAGCAGTAGAATATCTTTCTATTGGAGAAGAGTATTTTGAAGAGTTGAAAATAGAGCTGAAAAAGGCAAGACATTTTATATTTCTAGAATATTTCATCATAGAAAATGGAACGATGTGGAATCAAATATTACAGATACTTGTTCAAAAAGTGAAAGAGGGCGTGGATGTACGAATTATTTATGATGATTTCGGATGTATGTTGACCTTACCAGTCGATTACAAGATGGAATTGGAAAGTATGGGCATTCAATGTATGGTCTTCAATAAACTAGTACCACTATTTTCTTTTCGATTTAATACACGAGATCATAGGAAGATAGCTGTGATAGACAATGCGTCAGCTTTTACCGGTGGGATAAATCTTGCGGATGAGTATATCAATGCAAGAGAAAGATTTGGCCATTGGAAGGACGGAGGCATTAAAATATGCGGAGAAGCAGTATGGCACTTTACGGTTATGTTTCTTTCTATGTGGGATTATTTGGCAGGTACTAAAACTGACTATGATTCCTTTAAACTAAATGCAAAGCCCACTTCCTTAAAGGACTCAAATGGAGTTATTCAACCATTTTCTGATAGCCCTCTCGATAATGAGCCGGTAGGACAAAATGTATATCTAAATCTAATTAGCAAGGCTCAAGACTATATTTACATTACTACACCCTATCTGGTAATCGATGATGGCATGATGAATAACTTAACAAATGCTGCTAAATCAGGGGTTGATGTCCGCATCATGACACCACATATACCAGATAAAAAATATGTTCATGAGGTTACAAAAAGTTATTATCCCAAACTGGTGCAAAGCGGTGTTAAGATATATGAATATACACCGGGTTTCATCCACTGTAAGAGCTTCGTTGTAGATGATATTTACGGTATAGTAGGTACTATTAATATGGATTATCGTAGTCTATATTTGCATTTTGAATGTGGTGTGTGGACCTGTAGAACAGGATTAGAGTTAGAATTAAAGAATGACTTTTTAAAAACACAGGAAAGGTGTACGGAAGTATCAGAAGAAACCCTTAGTAAGCTGGGAATCATCCATGCTTTTATCAGGATGATTCTAAAAGCCTTTGCTCCGCTGATGTAGTTTTCTAAAATGTTCAGCTACAATAGAATAGACAATAAAAAAGTAGTTGTCCTAGGACAACTACTTTTTGGTGCGGCCGAGAGGACTTGAACCTCCACGATCATAATGACCACTAGAACCTGAATCTAGCGCGTCTGCCAATTCCGCCACGGCCGCATATTCAGTTGGCTTACCTCATGTATATTAGCATAGTTCAGTTCGGGATGCAACATTTTTTTAAGAAGAAGCCATTGCAAGAAAGTGTTCGATCGGAACTGTTAGGCACAGGTAAAAAACGCGAAAAAAATAATTATACTTGGCAATGGTACTACAAGAAGTAAAAGCTACTTGATGGAAACTAAATATCAGAGTACACTATAAATGGAGAAGATTGAAATTTCAATATATTGGGGTAGGAATACAAAATGAATAGCATAAAAAATAGAAATAGATGGATTCCGCTCTTATTGCTTTTTTTTTGCCTGATATGCATCGTGATATTTTGCATGACTATAGATGCTGTTTCACAAGTAAGAGGGAATGGGAGATACTACCAGCAAGAGATCTTTGGTAAATATATTTTATACTATGTAGGTCCAAATGGAGTAAAGGCTCTATTAGAGGACCAAGCGCTGCAAGTATTGGATGAATTGCAGGGAGAAGAAAACAAGTATTTACTCGTCTTACAAAAAAATGAAGTGATTTTTTTACCAGTTGGAAGCATAAGAGGCGAAATGAAATTCAAATTGCCATCCGGTGAAAAAATAATTCAGAGCCATTGCGTTTGTGATTTAGATGGTAACGGAACAGAAGAATGGTTGTTTTTAACGGGTGAACATTTCTTTATTCTAGAGCTAGACAAGGGAATTAAGATATTGTACCAGGGAGAATACCCCAATCTAAAGCCGTGGAAGGTACAGACCTCGGATGTGGATGGGGACGGAAAAAAGGAAATATCTTTGGGTGTCTATAAGAAGACTCTATTCCATCCAGTGATGGACAAAAGACCGTATATCTATGATTGGGATGGTACAGAATTAGTTCCCAAATGGCGAGGCTCAAGGCTTGCTCATCCATTTAAAGACTATATTTTCCAAGATATTGATTCAGATGGCAAAGATGAAATTGTTGCACTTGAATTTCTTGCGGATGCATCGCAGATGGTTCAAGCCTATCGTTGGAAGGGATTTGGTTTTGAA contains these protein-coding regions:
- the namA gene encoding NADPH dehydrogenase NamA is translated as MKKLNMFEPFQVKDLILKNRIVFPPMDLYCAKENGLVTDDHYLHYVSRAVGGTGLVIMEATAVMPNGRISDNCLGIWSDQQIEGLSRVVEGMHRHGGAAGIQINHAGRKCTANSKDSEYTIGPSPLAFDETYRTPRQVDITEIREVVESFKEAATRAERAGFDIIEIHGAHGYLISEFLSPLTNLREDEYGGSTENRTRFLMEVLSAVREVWPAEKPIFLRLSATDHIEGGMTVAEMVKIVNLVKDQVDVFHISSGGVVPAKIRLYPGYQVKLSEQIKKECQVPTIAVGLITELDSVEEILGNARADLVAIGRGLCRNPYWVMQQAFQKEQEYEYPSIYHEAFLDKLR
- a CDS encoding inorganic diphosphatase, producing MNILHDIEPERVKPERFTVVIEISKGSKNKYELDKTTGMLKLDRVLSTSTQYPANYGFIPRTYAGDHDPLDVMVLCSESIYPMTLVECKPIGVLTMDDSGEVDEKIIAVSLHDPYYNSYQDVSELPAHLFEELKHFYTVYKMLENKETIVHEVLDRLEAMKVIEKSMRAYEMKEYNRR
- the cls gene encoding cardiolipin synthase, whose amino-acid sequence is MRAFGVRNINRIVITGVGVIIQLLIYFSMLSAFNDYSNWFYGFSIAISVFVVLWIINNDSNPSYKMAWIILIMLAPVFGGIFYLEFGNNRMSKRERKSMCRIDEATLQQLPKNDDIINNLMKIDKPAALQSRYIQNFGGYAAATDSAVEYLSIGEEYFEELKIELKKARHFIFLEYFIIENGTMWNQILQILVQKVKEGVDVRIIYDDFGCMLTLPVDYKMELESMGIQCMVFNKLVPLFSFRFNTRDHRKIAVIDNASAFTGGINLADEYINARERFGHWKDGGIKICGEAVWHFTVMFLSMWDYLAGTKTDYDSFKLNAKPTSLKDSNGVIQPFSDSPLDNEPVGQNVYLNLISKAQDYIYITTPYLVIDDGMMNNLTNAAKSGVDVRIMTPHIPDKKYVHEVTKSYYPKLVQSGVKIYEYTPGFIHCKSFVVDDIYGIVGTINMDYRSLYLHFECGVWTCRTGLELELKNDFLKTQERCTEVSEETLSKLGIIHAFIRMILKAFAPLM